In the genome of Bacteroides mediterraneensis, the window TTGTCCGTAGGCATCGTCTTGTTCTGAACCGGTAAAAATAAACCCCGTCCTGAGCCACCGTTACCAGGTTTGTGTTGCGTAACGGTTGTTCAGGACGGGGTGTGTTTTATAGAAACTGCGCGTTAGCGTTTCAATGCCGCAATGCTTTCTTTCAAGGCTGCAATCTTGGTTTCGGCGTCAGCCTGTTTCTTACGTTCCATTTCGATGACGTTGGCCGGAGCCTTGCTGACAAACTTTTCGTTGCTCAGCTTTTTCAATACGCTCTGCAGGAATCCTTCCTGATATTTCAGGTCAGCTTCCAGCTTCTTCAGCTCTTCTTCCACGTTAATCAGGTTGCCCAGAGGTACGGCATATTCGGTGGTGCCCACCATGAAGGCGGCTGCTCCGTCTGCCTTGCTCGCTACCTGCTTTATTTCCGACAGGTTGCAGAGTTTGGCAATGATAGAAGTGAACGCGGCTACCGGATTTTCTCCGATGACTTCCAGTGTCAAAGCTTCTTTCTGTGCGATGTTCTTCTGCAAACGGATGGTACGGATGCCGCTGATGACTTCCTTCACGGCCTCAAAGCGGGCAATCAGTGCATCGTCGTACGGCATGTCTTTTACGAGGGTCTGCGTCATGATGCTTTCGCCCGGCTGGCGGTCGTAAATGTGCTGCCACAATTCTTCCGTGATGAACGGCATGAACGGATGCAGAAGTTTCAGCAAGGTTTCGAAGAAGGCCAGGGTCTTTTCATAAGTTACCTTGTCGATAGGCTGTCCGTAAGCCGGTTTCACCATTTCCAGGTACCAGCTGGAGAATTCGTCCCAGAACAGTTTGTATACAGCCATCAGGGCCTCGCTCAGACGGTACTTGCCGAAGAGGTCGTTCACTTCTTCTGCAGTCTTGGCCAGCATGGAGTCGAACCATTCGGTAGCCAGGCGGGCATATTCCGGCTGTTCGATGTCGGCCACCTGCCATCCTTTTACCAGACGGAAGGCGTTCCATATCTTGTTGTTGAAGTTACGTCCTTGTTCGCACAGGGCCTCGTCGAAGAGGATGTCGTTTCCGGCAGGGGCTGCCAGCATCATTCCCATACGTACTCCGTCGGCACCATACTGGTCAATCAGTTCCAAGGGATCGGGAGAGTTACCGAGTGATTTGGACATCTTGCGGCCCAGCTTGTCACGCACGATACCGGTGAAATATACGTTGCGGAACGGCATGTCGCCCATGTATTCGTAACCGGCCATAATCATACGGGCTACCCAGAAGAAGATGATATCCGGTCCTGTTACCAGGTCGGAAGTCGGGTAGTAGTATTTGATTTCCTCGTTGCCCGGGTTGTTGATGCCGTCGAACAACGAAATCGGCCACAGCCAGGAAGAGAACCAAGTGTCGAGGCAGTCATCTTCCTGACGCAGGTCTTCCAGTTTCAGGTTGGCATCGCCCGTCTTTTCTTTGGCCAGTTCCAGTGCCTGTTCCGGTGTTTCGGCTACCACGAAGCCGCCTTTCGGCAGGTAGTAGGCCGGGATACGGTGTCCCCACCACAGCTGACGGCTGATACACCAGTCCTTGATGTTTTCCAGCCAGTTGCGGTAAGTGTTCTTGTATTTGGCAGGGTAGAACTTCAGTTCGTCGTTCATTACCGGCGGCAAAGCCATGTCGGCAAAGTGCTGCATCTTCAGGAACCACTGCATGGACAGTTTCGGTTCGATGGCCACGTTGGTACGTTCAGAGAAACCTACCTTATTGGTATAGGCTTCCACCTTTTCCAGCAGTCCGGCAGCATCCAGGTCTTTTTCAATCTGCGCACGCACGTCGAAGCGGTCCATGCCTACATACAGGCCGGCAGCTTCACTCAGTGTACCGTTGTCGTTGAAGATGTCGATGGAAGGCAGGTTGTATTTTTCTCCCAGCATGTAGTCGTTCACGTCGTGTGCCGGAGTCACTTTCAAGCATCCGGTACCGAATTCAATGTCTACATAGCTGTCTTCAATCACCGGAATCTCACGTCCTACCAGCGGCACGATGACTCTTTTGCCTTTCAGCCACTGGTTTTTCGGGTCTTCCGGGTTGATACACATGGCCGTATCACCCATGATGGTTTCCGGACGGGTGGTGGCGACCACGGCATAACGGCGGCCTTGTGCGTCGCGGTGTACCACTTCGCCTTCAGCGCCTGTCTCGCCGCTCATGTCGTCGTTGGCAATATAATAACGCAGGTAGTACAGCTTGCTGTGTTCCTCTTTGTAGATAACCTCTTCGTCAGAAAGGGCGGTGAGTGCTTTCGGGTCCCAGTTCACCATACGTACGCCGCGGTAAATCAATCCTTTGTTATACAAGTCCACGAATACCTTGATGACACTCTTGCTGCGGGTTTCATCCATGGTGAAGGCCGTGCGGTCCCAGTCGCACGATGCACCCAGCTTGCGGAGCTGTTTCAGGATGATACCTCCGTGTTCTTCCGTCCAATCCCATGCATGTTTCAGGAACTCTTCGCGGGTAAGGTCTGTCTTTTTGATGCCCTGTTGTGCCAGACGGTTTACCACCTTTGCTTCCGTAGCAATGGAGGCGTGGTCCGTACCCGGTACCCAGCAGGCATTCTTGCCCATCATGCGGGCACGTCTTACAAGGATATCCTGGATGGTATTGTTCAGCATGTGTCCCATGTGGAGTACTCCTGTCACGTTAGGAGGAGGAATGACGACGGTGTACGGTTCACGTCCGTCGGGTTTAGAACTGAAAAGTTTGTGGTCCAACCAGTATTGGTACCATTTTCCCTCCACGTCAGCGGGATTGTACTTACTTGCTAATTCCATGGTTATAATAATCTTTTTTATGTATGTTTATCGTATAATCGGGTGCAAAAATAATAAAACTCCTTGGATTTTAGGGGAGATTCTTCCGAAAAGTTCATCTCTCATCGTGCGTGAACAGTCGGAATGTGCCATGTAAAAAGGTAAAATGGAGGGGTTTGGAAGGGGGATAAAAAAACGCAAGTGCGTTTGGAGTAAAACGTCAAAGAGTTTTTGTCCAAACGCACTTGCGTTTCAAGTAAAACGTCCTTACGTTTTCATCCGAACGCAAAGACGTTTTGGGAACGTTATTCATAGTCACTCATAGATATATTCCACGTCCGATTTTTTGAACCGCAGAAGGCGGGAATCGTTGGACCCGGCTCCGTTTCTGGTAGCGTAATATGCGTTCATGGCTCCCGTAAAGAACCAGCCTTGTCCGTTTTCAGGAGAGTAGGCAGCCCACAGCATGTTGTTATAGTGTCCATGGAGAATACCGTTGTCATTCCATTGTGCGGAAGAACCGTACCAAACCAGAGGTTCGTTCTGCGAAGGTGTGCCGTTGCTGTACATGGCGATGGTAATCAGTCCGCTCAGTTTGACTTGGCCCACCGTCACATCCTCTCTTCTCCGTTGGCGCCGTTGGATTTTGGTTCCGCCGTTCCAGGCAGTGCTGTGTTCGCCGTCCCACATCAGCCAGAGGTAATCCTTCGTAATCTTCAATACTCGGTCGAAGTCTTCCACCGACGGCGTTTCGTACCCGTCGGGAGCCATGGCTGTAGGTTCCAGCTTGTTGATATGGACGTTTGAGGTGCTGTATCCCTCCAGCTTGGCTACTCCGTTGTCATCTATCACCTGCATGCCTTGGGTGGTCTTTCCCTGATACTGCCATTTCCAGAGTTTGAAGAATTCTTCCGGAGTGCAGTCGCGCAGATAATCGAAAACAGTCTTTCCTGCTTTCGCAGCCGGGTCGTTCGAAGAAAGTATCTGGTCATTGAAATCCTTTGAGTTGCCCATGGCATTGTACTTGCACCACCACACGCCGTTGAGGTACGTCACCGGGAGTCCCCAGTTGCGTCGGCTCACCGTATATTCTTCGCGTTCCGTGCCGTCGTTGTTGCAAATCACCAGCGTGGCTTTCTGCACACGTCCGTTGGCTGTGGGGTCGTTGGGTTTCCATCCTCCCAGGATACGGAAGGAGTGGGAATTGTCTTCCCGTGCCGCCAGTTTGATCCAGTGGCCTTCTCCGTTTTCATATTCTACGGTCAGCTTTTTGGATTCCGGCAGGGTCAGTACCCCAAGTTCATTGTCGATATAACGGTCAAAGTGGCATTCGTAACTGTCGTTGTAATCGAGCAATCCTTCCATCCGGGTCGGGTTTTCCGTCAGGACCAGTGTCAGGTAATCGTCCGGATAGGTCTGTTGCAGTCCCTTCCGGTGGAAGCGCAGCTTGATTTCTTCTCCGGGAACGCCGAGGCGCCATCTGTCTTTCTGTATGCGGAACAGGTTTTTGCCTCTGGTTTCCGCACTGTTGTCTCCCAGTGTCTGTACGGTCAGCGGCATCGGGGCTTGGATGAACTCCAGTTGGTCGTCACAGTCGATGGCCAGTGTCAGTTCGGTAGCCGTATAAGGCAATACAATCCGGTTCTTCGCATCGTTTACCGTCACATTTCCCGGCAGGATAGAGGCCTTCGTGTCTACCTTCAAGGCGCCCGCTTCGGAAGACAGGTTGTGCTCGCCTCCGTTTTCCCATTCGATGACCTGGAGTTTCACGCTGCCACTGACCGGGTCTTCGCTGAGGCTCAAGGTATAGACCGTATTGCGTTTCAGGGTAGAAGGCAGGCTGCTTTCTACGGTGGTTTCTTTTCCGTTTTTCACGATACTCACCTGCGCCTTTACGTCTGTACCGTTTTGTTCGTACAGATAGGCCACTCCTTGTGTCGATGCTTTCAGTGTTTCCGGAAATTCGATGCTTTCATCTTCCCAAGTCGTATTTTCCGGGCTGGATACCGGATTCTGAGGGAACAGAAAGGCCTGTTGCGCAATGTGGGTGAACACGATTTCCTTTACTTGGAGAGAACTGTTGGCCGGCAGAGAAAGGTCAAACCGGGCCGACCCTCTTTCCAGGTCCATGTGCAGTGTGCTTTCACTGCTCTTGCCCAAGTCGAGCATGCCCGAGAAGAATTCCGGTGCATGCACATTTCCGTGGGTATAATTCAGGGTTGTCTTCAGCCAGTCTTCTTCTGTAATCTTCTGTTCCTTCATTGCCTGAAGGTCCAGTTGTCCGTCCGTATTGCCTACGAGATAAAGATGGCCGGACGGCTTGTCGGTCTGGAGTACATACTGGCTCTCCTTTTTCGAGAACTCGGTATAGACAGTAGTCAATACGCCCTCTTCGAACAGGCAGGCCTGCATGTCGCTGATACTGTCTTCACCAGGAAGAGAACTGGTTTCTCCTTCCATCTGAAAGGCCTTGATGCTGGCATTTACAGTTCTGACGGGCACACTTCCGTTCTCATCATTCGGAGTGTCCTCGTTTTTGGGAATGTCTTCGTTGCTGCAGGCCGAGACAAGGCATACGGCTGAGAGTATTCCGAAAAGCTGGATATATTTTTTTAAGTGCATATACATGAGTTTTCTTGCGTTTTTTGTTATAGCTCTATTCTTATTCATAGATATATTCTACAGGAGTCTTGATGCATCGGATGGTACGGGTCTTCTGTGCGTTGCTGGCCGCATACTTGAACCAGTTTCCTTTGCCGGTGTTTTTGGCATAACCTTCTATCATCCACGTGTTGCCGGAATTGCCGTAGGTGGCAAACAGAATCATCATGCTGGAGATGCTGCTTTCATTCCATTGATGTCCCAGTCCACAAAGCGTCAGATGGTTTCCTTCATACTCAAAATCGTAGAACGAAATCGGGCCGTAGGTAAGGCCTTTGAAAGTCGCGTTGCGTTCCACCACGTTGAAGTTGAGGCGTTGTCCCAGTCCGTTGTTGAAGACTCCGGGGTCAAAATAAGCCAGGTTGCAGTTTGAGCCCCATGTGTAGAAACGGTAGTCGTCATAATCCGGAATCTGGTACCCGTCGGGAGCCATCTCGGTAGGAGCCATCGTACCGAAATTGCCTGTCTGGCTTTGATACCCCTCATAATAGAACTGGCTGCCGTTGTGGGTCAGTTTCAGTCCGTCCGGATTTCCAGCCTGATACTGGTCGCCCAGCACCTGAAGGAAGTCATCGTCCGAGCAAGTTCTCAGATAGTCGGCCAGGCTGCCCTGAGCCGCAGGGTCCGCTTTCACCAGAATCTGGTCGTTGAAGCTTTTCACATTGCCTCTCAGGTTATACTTGCACCACCACACACCGTTGATTTTCACGACGGGCAGTCCCCAGTTGAGGCGTCGGATGGTGTACACTTCCGGATGGCCGCCATTGGCATCCGCAATCACCAGTTCACCGGTTTGTGCCCGTCCGTCTGCGTTCGGGTCATTGGGTTTCCATCCTCCCAGCAGCCGGTAGGTACGGTCGCCTTCTTCTGTCAGTTTCATCCACTGGGCTTCTCCCTCATTGAATTTCAATGTCAGGGTTTTTCCTTCCGGGAGCGTGATACGGGCCAGTTCACCGTCAATGTAGGTGTTGAAATCACAAAGACCGTTGTCGTCAAACTGGAGGACGCCTGTCATCTGCACCGGATTTGGAGCAAATACCAGTACGACCCGTCCCGTCTGTATCTCGTTTTTATGTACATCCAGATACATATATTCATGATGGCTTCCCGGCATTTTCTGTTTGCTCTCGATGTGGAACTGTGCCACCGGGGAAAGGCTGCGGCCAAGCGGGGCAGGAGTGACCGTCACTCCCTCGGCCTGTCCCAACACGGTTACTTCGGCTCCGGCTTCAGCCGCCAGTGTCAGTTGGAAATCACTTTTCCAACATGGCACGAACACGGTATCACCCTGTGCATTCAAGGTCACTCCTTCAGAAAGCTGTGAGAGTTCCTTGTCCACCAGCCCTTTGTGCGTGAGGCCCGATTCAGAAGAAGCGCCGGTCTCCCAGTCATCGGTCAGCACCTCCACTTTCCAGTCGGCTCCGTTTCCATACACTTTAAGCGTATAGATGGTGTTGCGTTTCAGGGCCGGAAGTGTGGTCTTTAGCCGGTGCCATCCTCCGTGGGCTGTCATCATGATTTCTACCTCATGTCCGTTGGTGTATTGTTCGGGAAGATAGAAAAGGGAAGTCTTGCCATTCTGGAAAGGCTGTTCGCCAAAATCTTTTGTCAAGTCCGTTGTCTCCGGCTTTTCGGGTGTCTGGAGCGCATCTTGCTCGTAAATGTAACCTGTCAGCGACACCCCTTTTATGGTGACGCTGTTTACCTGAGCATCTTGGAAAGGCGATTCCAAATCGATGCGGGCTACAGCTCGTTTCAGGGCTACGGAAGCAGAAGTGGTTTCTGTGTCCAAATCTGCTTTTCCGGTCATCAGCACATAGTCGGAAACCATATTCTCGGCCGTTGCCTGCTGCTTCAAGAACTCTTCCAGCGTGGTGACCCCTTCTTTCAGGCTTTCCGGGGAAACGGCTTGGTCGCCGTTCGCCAGGAAATACAGGCTGCCCTGCGAGGGGTCGATATCGAGTTGGCAGGAACCTGCTGCATCCACTTTCAGCGAGGAGAACGTTTCTTTCAAGACACCGTTCTCGAACTGATAACCATTGAGCGTGTTGATTTGTGATTCCGTGTCGTCGGCTGTTCCATTCGTCATTCCAGTTCGGGAGAACTTTATGGTAAACATTCCGTTTTGCGGTGTTTGCTGAATATCTTCATGCTGGCATCCGCACAGTAAGAACAGACTGGCGCTTGCCAAGGCGAGTATATATTTCATCATCATTTTTCGTGATATTATTGTTATCGTCCGTTTATTTGTATTGGTAAGGGTTTTGCGAACTGTTCAAGTAGCTGGGAGAATCGACCGGCATCTGCCCGATGTTGTCCACATAGAAGTTGTTCATCAGCTGTTCCGCCCAGGGTCCGTAGGTGAAAGAACTGCTGTGTCCGTATCCCATGACGTGTCCGAGTTCGTGGAACATGACGCTGCATGCATACCGGTTGAAGTAATGTTCGAACCATCCTCGCTGGTAGGCTCCGAAGGTGCTGCCTCCTCCTAGTCCGATGATTCCGTGCCCGGGATATACCAGACCTACCTGGAGCGTTCTGCTGGCTCTCATTTTTTTCAATACCTCCTCTACCTTTACAGGCTGTTTGTTGTCGTCGTAAAGCTGGTCGGCATTGTCCTTTAAAATCTGTTCGTGCTCCGGCATGTCAATCATGTAAGTGAAATTGAGGAAAAGGGCCACCGACTCCCGGCAATGTACCGGGCGGATTCCCATCCAGTTGCCCACCGGACCTCCGTCTTCTTTTTCCGGGTCTCCTCCGTAGAGTCCCCAGTAGATGGTCCATCCGTGCTTGATTTCCTGTAGCTTGCTCCAGTAAGGGTCGTCCGATTCAATCTTGAGTACAGCGTTGCTTAATTCAGAAGCCGTTTTCTTTTGTACCTCTATATATTTTCCGGATTCCGTGCGGCACATGGCAGTGCGCTTCATCAGCGGAATCTCTTCCCAGAAGTCGCCGAAGGCCGGGATGGAATCAAAATAAGCCAGGTCGAAAAACTCTTCGCTCACCTGCGGCAGCTGCATCTTAATCAGTACGCCGGTCAGCTTGCGGGGAGAGTAGAAGCGCGTATGCAGTTTCCCTTCTTCTGTGACGGATACCTGCAGTGGCTGGGCGGTATTGAAGCACCGTACAGTCTTGTCGGTATATACTTCCTTCCGTTCCGTGTCTTGCAGGATTAAGCTGTGCTCACCTTTATTATAAGCTGCAGGGGTGATGAACATGGTCACTGCCTTGTCGTCCGGATGGTTCACTTGGGTTTCTACGAGATGAATGTGGTTGGAAGCCAGTTCCTTCTGCTCAAAGCTGTACACCTGCTTTCTGTTTTCTTTCCGGTAGTTGCGGGTAGAGAGGTTGATTTCTCCATGAAACGTAGACCCCTTGCACAAGGGCATGAACAGGTAGGAAGTCTGTCGGTTCAGTGAAAGGGTCTTCACCGTGCCGTTGCTTTCCCCGCCCAGTTCCCCGTTGCCGGAAAGGGTGGTGTAGAAGCATACGTCTCCCAATGCCAGGCTTTTGTCTGTGACGGCATAGCCCACGTAGGGGTTTTGGTACGCAAAGTCAAAATCCACCCGGCTGACAATCCGTTTCTGTGTCACTTCCTGTGGGATAGAAGCCACTTCCTGGATACCATTTTCCGTCTGTTTCTCTACGATGGAGAAGGGAGTTTGTGAGTAGAAATATTCAGCTTCCAGCGGTTGCTGCAAGTCTTCAGGAAAAACGAGCCATTCCTCCTGAAGATTTTCCGGGCTATGGATAGTGGCCCGGTCTGCGGCTGGGTTGCCTTTGATGCCCAATACAACCAGCCGGTATTCTCCTTTGTGAAGGCCTTCGGTATAAATCTCGGAGGTGGAAGCTTCATAATAGCTTTTAATGTTTTTTACCTTGTCGCCGTTTTCATCGACAATGAAGTAATGCAGCTCGTCATAAAGCGACGTTTCCGTTTCCGAGGCACGGGAAGAGGCTCCTTCATAGCCTTGTTTTTGTAATTTGAATACAATCCCAGATTGGTTTTCGGTGGAAGATGTGCCTAAGTGCTCCTCCTGACTGCAAGAAACCAATAGCAAAGTGCATAAAAATGCAATAAATGTAAATCTTCTCATTTTGTTGTTGTTTTCTCAGTATGGCAATCTTTTTTAAAACTAATTCCTGTGATATTTTAAGTAAGAAATAATCAATCAGTCGTTTTACATATCTAGTTTGTTCGTTTCGTTTAGTTTTTCTCGCGTTCTTGTTCTTAAACGTAATATCTTTATGATTTGTTCAGTCGGAATCTGTCTTAGGGCATAATTTTCCTTCCATCGCTATGAAAGAGGGGAGAACTGAGACGTTGTCTTGGCGGTGTTATGATTTGTGTTGTTGTTCGTTGCTGCGAAACTCGGTGGGGGTCATACCCAGGTATTTTTTGACGTATTGGGCAAAAAAGGAGACATTGGGGAAGTCAAAGTCCATGGCTATCTCCTTGATGCTTTTGGTCGAGTATTTGAGGGCCGGGATTATGTGTTCTATCGCATTCTCATGAATGAGCGTCAATGCATTCTTTCCACTGATTTGTTTGACTATGCGTGAAAGATATTTGCTTGAATAGCAGAACAAATCAGCATAATAGCCCAAGGTTCGGTGTCTGCCGTTGTCGGCTGCGAGAGCTTCCATGAACTGCTTGAAAATAAAGTCGGGTTGCTTGACCAGGACCTGGTGGCCTGTATTTTCCTTTTCGAGTGACTTATGAGTGGTTTTGGCAATCATTTCTTCAAAAAAAGCAGAAGCGATGTGCAGCAGGATGTCTTTTTGAAAATTGTCGGATGAAACTTTTATTTTGCGTTCTATCAAATCCAAATACAGCTGGAACAGTTCTTTTTTTGTTTCCTCAAAATGCTTGATAGGGTGCTCTTGTATGTAACAAATCGATTTCCACGTATATTTTTGCGTCTGGGTGATGCGGCGGAAAAAACGGTTGGAAAAGCAGAATATCTTTACTTTGCAGTCGGGGCTGGCCGTAAGTTGTCTGATAAGAGTATTGGGCAGACTGATCAGCAAGTCATTGGCTTGAAGATGACGATAGGTATTGCTCAATTCCATCGTAATTTCTCCTTCCCTGCAATAAAGCATCAGAAATACCTCCAGTTTGACATTCTTGTTTTTTTGAAATACATTTTCCAGCCGTTCGGTCAGGAAGATATAGTCGTCCATGTAGCTTTGAGGGTCACAATGTGCCTGAAGCATGTCCATGTGAATGTGTTTGATAATTTCTTCCATGTTATTTTTTTGCAAAGATGTGGATTCCCTCGTAAAGCATGGTGTTCTATATTCTTCCAGATATGTCTTATTTTCTACATTTTGCCGGATGTTGTGGAAACAAGGGAAAATAAGATACTTCTGTGTGAAAATCCGTTGTGTGCTTTTTCTACGGGGTTGCTACTTTTGCGCGAACAAAAAAAAGAAACGAATATGACAGAAAAGATTGGAAATTTAGGCGCATGGCTGATGGTGCTCGGTTGTGCGATTGGGATAACGTCCTGCCAGACGGAAACAAAAGAAACGACCGGAAAGGGGTATCAGCTGATGACAATTCAGGCAGATACCGACAAGGAGATTACCACTTCTTATTCTGCGTCCATTGAAGGGATGCAGGAT includes:
- a CDS encoding valine--tRNA ligase; this translates as MELASKYNPADVEGKWYQYWLDHKLFSSKPDGREPYTVVIPPPNVTGVLHMGHMLNNTIQDILVRRARMMGKNACWVPGTDHASIATEAKVVNRLAQQGIKKTDLTREEFLKHAWDWTEEHGGIILKQLRKLGASCDWDRTAFTMDETRSKSVIKVFVDLYNKGLIYRGVRMVNWDPKALTALSDEEVIYKEEHSKLYYLRYYIANDDMSGETGAEGEVVHRDAQGRRYAVVATTRPETIMGDTAMCINPEDPKNQWLKGKRVIVPLVGREIPVIEDSYVDIEFGTGCLKVTPAHDVNDYMLGEKYNLPSIDIFNDNGTLSEAAGLYVGMDRFDVRAQIEKDLDAAGLLEKVEAYTNKVGFSERTNVAIEPKLSMQWFLKMQHFADMALPPVMNDELKFYPAKYKNTYRNWLENIKDWCISRQLWWGHRIPAYYLPKGGFVVAETPEQALELAKEKTGDANLKLEDLRQEDDCLDTWFSSWLWPISLFDGINNPGNEEIKYYYPTSDLVTGPDIIFFWVARMIMAGYEYMGDMPFRNVYFTGIVRDKLGRKMSKSLGNSPDPLELIDQYGADGVRMGMMLAAPAGNDILFDEALCEQGRNFNNKIWNAFRLVKGWQVADIEQPEYARLATEWFDSMLAKTAEEVNDLFGKYRLSEALMAVYKLFWDEFSSWYLEMVKPAYGQPIDKVTYEKTLAFFETLLKLLHPFMPFITEELWQHIYDRQPGESIMTQTLVKDMPYDDALIARFEAVKEVISGIRTIRLQKNIAQKEALTLEVIGENPVAAFTSIIAKLCNLSEIKQVASKADGAAAFMVGTTEYAVPLGNLINVEEELKKLEADLKYQEGFLQSVLKKLSNEKFVSKAPANVIEMERKKQADAETKIAALKESIAALKR
- a CDS encoding helix-turn-helix domain-containing protein, translated to MEEIIKHIHMDMLQAHCDPQSYMDDYIFLTERLENVFQKNKNVKLEVFLMLYCREGEITMELSNTYRHLQANDLLISLPNTLIRQLTASPDCKVKIFCFSNRFFRRITQTQKYTWKSICYIQEHPIKHFEETKKELFQLYLDLIERKIKVSSDNFQKDILLHIASAFFEEMIAKTTHKSLEKENTGHQVLVKQPDFIFKQFMEALAADNGRHRTLGYYADLFCYSSKYLSRIVKQISGKNALTLIHENAIEHIIPALKYSTKSIKEIAMDFDFPNVSFFAQYVKKYLGMTPTEFRSNEQQHKS